From the genome of Vigna angularis cultivar LongXiaoDou No.4 chromosome 11, ASM1680809v1, whole genome shotgun sequence, one region includes:
- the LOC108334421 gene encoding peroxisome biogenesis protein 22: MATGGNGDTSKQELIHLIKRFGAYVTFKISNFFPVSLQNLDIRSFGAVAGLAVAIVFTWRLLRSPSGTQRRQQKRQGASSSNPGVATHSNLSAIPSNACSPSDDSRAQNVVDEFFQPDKPTLGQIVRQKLSEGRKVTCRLLGVILEESSPEELQKQVTVKSSVLEVLLEITKFCDLYLMERVLDDESEKRVLVALEEAGIFTSGGLVKDKVLFCSTENGRSSFVRQLEPDWHIDSNPEIVSQLARFIKYQLHVSPYKAERTAANVFSAPSLEQFFGSI, encoded by the exons ATGGCTACCGGCGGGAACGGTGACACCTCCAAACAGGAGCTCATCCACCTTATCAAACGCTTCGGAGCTTATGTCACTTTCAAGATCTCCAATTTTTTCCCTGTCTCTCTCCAGAACCTT GATATACGCTCTTTTGGGGCAGTTGCTGGTCTTGCTGTTGCAATTGTTTTCACATGGAGGCTGTTGAGATCTCCTTCTGGGACTCAACGGAGGCAACAAAAACGGCAAGGTGCTTCATCTAGCAATCCTGGAGTCGCTACACATTCTAATTTGTCGGCGATTCCTTCAAATGCTTGTTCACCCTCAGATGATTCAAGGGCACAAAATGTTGTTGACGAGTTCTTCCAGCCAGACAAG CCAACCTTGGGGCAGATTGTTAGACAGAAGTTGAGTGAAGGAAGAAAG GTAACTTGTCGTCTTCTTGGAGTGATCCTCGAGGAAAGTAGTCCAGAGGAACTGCAG AAACAAGTCACTGTGAAATCCTCTGTGCTAGAAGTATTATTggaaataacaaaattttgcGATTTATATCTCATGGAACGAGTTCTGGATGACGAAAGTGAG AAAAGAGTTCTTGTAGCATTGGAAGAAGCAGGGATATTCACTTCAGGTGGTTTGGTCAAGGACAAG GTTTTATTCTGCAGCACAGAGAATGGACGGTCATCATTTGTTAGGCAATTGGAACCTGACTGGCATATTGATTCAAATCCTGAAATTGTCTCTCAATTAGCT AGGTTTATCAAGTATCAACTTCATGTATCTCCTTATAAAGCCGAAAGAACTGCTGCAAATGTGTTCAGTGCTCCATCTCTGGAACAGTTCTTTGGATCCATATGA
- the LOC108334107 gene encoding cyclin-U1-1, with protein sequence MLTAGEYSSNHGRQLLPETSLSELNLPRVLFVLSSMLEKLVARNEKLVDVLNQQLDGLTCGSVRLGNSLNTFHGVRAPSISIPKYLERIYKYTNCSPSCFVVGYVYIDRLTHRHPDSLVTSLNVHRLLVTSVMVASKMLDDEHYNNAVYARVGGVSNAELNKLELELLFLLDFRVVVSSGVFESYCFHLEKEMAVNGTGMKIERALTPKAMEDLEAEISVEDKQSPSPPQIVH encoded by the exons ATGTTAACAGCAGGTGAATACAGCAGCAACCACGGTCGGCAGCTGCTGCCGGAAACAAGCTTGTCCGAGCTGAACTTGCCCAGAGTTCTCTTTGTCCTGTCTTCCATGTTAGAGAAGCTGGTAGCTCGGAATGAAAAGCTTGTGGATGTCCTGAACCAGCAGCTAGATGGTCTGACCTGTGGCTCAGTAAGACTTGGTAACAGCTTGAATACTTTTCATGGCGTAAGAGCACCAAGCATAAGCATACCTAAGTACTTGGAGAGGATATACAAGTACACTAACTGTAGCCCCTCCTGTTTTGTGGTTGGCTATGTGTACATAGACAGGCTCACACATAGACACCCCGATTCCCTTGTCACATCCTTGAATGTACACAGGCTGCTAGTTACCAGTGTCATGGTCGCTTCCAAGATGCTGGATGATGA ACATTACAACAACGCCGTTTATGCTCGAGTGGGAGGAGTGAGCAATGCTGAATTGAACAAGCTTGAGTTAGAGCTACTGTTTCTGTTGGATTTTAGAGTTGTTGTAAGCTCTGGTGTATTTGAGAGCTACTGCTTTCACTTAGAAAAAGAGATGGCTGTGAATGGCACAGGTATGAAGATTGAAAGGGCATTGACACCAAAGGCTATGGAAGACCTTGAGGCTGAAATATCCGTTGAAGATAAACAAAGCCCTTCCCCACCTCAAATTGTACACTGA